A section of the Bacteroidales bacterium genome encodes:
- a CDS encoding pyridoxine 5'-phosphate synthase: MTRLSVNINKIATLRNARGGNTPDVQKVAVDCEHFGAQGITVHPRPDERHIRYSDVRLLKLLVTTEFNIEGYPSDSFISLVTEVKPEQVTLVPDPPGVLTSSAGWDTLKNRDFLVEVIKEFQKHGIRTSIFVGTEVTFIEGAAKTGTDRVELYTEPYARQFQEDREAAVAPFVQAAELVRELGLGLNAGHDLDLQNLRWFKQQIPWVEEVSIGHALISDALYYGLQNTIQMYLRQLRD; encoded by the coding sequence TTGACCAGGCTCAGTGTAAATATCAACAAGATTGCCACCCTCCGCAATGCCCGGGGAGGGAACACCCCCGATGTGCAGAAGGTGGCAGTCGACTGTGAGCACTTCGGGGCACAGGGGATTACGGTACATCCGCGGCCCGATGAGCGGCATATCCGCTACAGCGATGTGAGGCTGCTTAAACTGCTGGTGACCACCGAATTTAACATCGAAGGCTATCCTTCCGATTCCTTTATCTCCCTGGTCACCGAAGTGAAACCGGAGCAGGTGACCCTGGTTCCCGATCCGCCCGGGGTTCTGACCTCTTCGGCTGGATGGGATACCCTGAAAAATCGTGATTTCCTGGTGGAAGTGATCAAAGAGTTTCAAAAGCACGGGATACGCACTTCCATCTTTGTGGGAACCGAAGTCACATTTATCGAAGGGGCTGCAAAGACGGGAACCGACCGGGTAGAGCTCTACACGGAACCATATGCCAGACAGTTTCAGGAGGACCGGGAGGCGGCCGTGGCCCCGTTCGTTCAGGCGGCAGAACTGGTCCGTGAGCTGGGACTGGGACTTAATGCCGGGCACGACCTGGACCTGCAGAACCTGCGCTGGTTTAAGCAGCAGATACCCTGGGTCGAAGAGGTTTCCATCGGGCATGCCCTGATCTCCGATGCCCTTTATTACGGACTGCAGAATACCATTCAGATGTATCTGCGACAGCTGCGGGATTAG
- a CDS encoding type II toxin-antitoxin system HicB family antitoxin, with protein sequence MHRDLDTRILVVLEKTENGYSAYLPDLSGCVATGATIHTVRNQIRDAIEFHIEGMRSENLPVPVQFAGDGERDLAFKMDIASLFEWFSGILTKSGVSRVTGMNQSLISQYASGIKTPSNRQSKKIERALHHLGQELLEIEL encoded by the coding sequence ATGCATCGAGATTTAGATACAAGAATTTTGGTAGTTCTGGAGAAAACTGAAAATGGGTATTCCGCATACCTTCCTGATCTATCAGGATGTGTTGCGACCGGTGCGACAATTCACACTGTACGCAATCAAATTAGGGATGCCATTGAATTTCACATCGAAGGAATGCGATCAGAGAATCTGCCCGTTCCGGTTCAATTCGCCGGGGACGGGGAACGGGATCTTGCATTCAAAATGGACATTGCTTCACTTTTTGAGTGGTTTTCAGGGATTCTTACGAAATCAGGAGTTTCAAGAGTGACTGGAATGAATCAAAGCCTGATCAGCCAATATGCATCCGGGATTAAAACTCCGAGTAACAGGCAATCGAAAAAGATTGAACGGGCCCTGCATCATTTGGGTCAGGAACTTCTGGAAATTGAGCTATAG
- a CDS encoding DUF4924 family protein yields MIIAEQKRKENIAEYLLYMYQVEDLIRANHLNLDSIEATLISKFEVPYEVKREMREWYKNLITRMQDEKKEESGHLLFLETMAEQLSEMHHQLLKLGIDNSYKESYQKARPHLEALRMRSGYSKVSDIQVALNGLYGLLILKLKKTMITDETKAAFDTIRELVAELSSRYMESTE; encoded by the coding sequence ATGATCATTGCCGAACAAAAACGAAAAGAAAATATTGCCGAATACCTCTTATATATGTATCAGGTGGAGGACCTGATACGGGCCAATCATCTGAACCTGGACAGCATTGAAGCCACCCTGATCAGTAAGTTCGAAGTGCCCTATGAGGTAAAGCGGGAGATGCGGGAGTGGTACAAAAACCTGATCACCAGAATGCAGGATGAAAAGAAGGAGGAGTCGGGACATCTCCTTTTTCTGGAGACCATGGCGGAGCAGCTCAGCGAAATGCATCATCAGCTGCTGAAGCTGGGGATCGATAACTCCTATAAGGAGAGCTATCAGAAAGCCAGACCACATCTGGAGGCCCTGAGGATGCGCTCGGGTTACAGCAAGGTAAGTGATATACAGGTGGCCCTGAACGGACTTTACGGACTGCTGATCCTGAAACTGAAGAAGACCATGATAACCGACGAGACCAAAGCTGCCTTTGACACCATCCGGGAGCTGGTCGCAGAGCTCTCCTCCCGCTACATGGAGAGCACGGAATAA
- a CDS encoding nitroreductase family protein, with translation MLKDLILKNRSYRRFDQSEIFPMRLLREMVEAARLSASARNMQPLRYLLFNNQEDCARIFPTLAWAGFLKDWPGPEDGERPSAYIIQLGDLELTNDWWCDDGIAAQSMLLTAVEQGYGGCIIGSVQRERLRDILDIPDQYKIIQVFALGKPVEEVVIDEMVRGDIKYWRDEKGVHHVPKRSIDELIIR, from the coding sequence ATGCTTAAAGACCTGATTCTTAAAAACCGTTCCTATCGCCGTTTTGATCAGTCGGAGATCTTTCCCATGAGGCTTCTGCGTGAGATGGTGGAGGCGGCCCGCCTGTCGGCGTCGGCCCGCAATATGCAACCCCTGCGCTATCTCTTATTTAACAACCAGGAGGACTGTGCCCGGATCTTTCCCACCCTGGCTTGGGCCGGGTTCCTGAAGGACTGGCCCGGGCCCGAAGACGGGGAGCGGCCTTCTGCCTACATCATTCAGCTGGGCGATCTCGAGCTGACCAACGACTGGTGGTGCGACGATGGCATTGCCGCCCAGAGCATGCTGCTCACTGCCGTGGAGCAGGGGTACGGAGGATGCATCATTGGTTCGGTGCAGCGGGAAAGGCTGCGGGATATCCTGGATATTCCGGATCAGTACAAGATCATCCAGGTTTTTGCCCTGGGTAAACCCGTCGAAGAGGTGGTGATCGATGAGATGGTCAGGGGCGATATCAAATACTGGCGCGACGAAAAAGGGGTGCATCATGTCCCCAAAAGATCGATTGATGAGCTGATTATCCGGTGA
- a CDS encoding type II toxin-antitoxin system HicA family toxin, which produces MRFLNNEGWQLVRTRGSHRQFKHPEKKGLVTVSGKPSDDIQKGTLGSILRQAKLKQ; this is translated from the coding sequence ATAAGATTTCTTAATAATGAAGGTTGGCAATTGGTAAGAACAAGAGGTAGTCACCGGCAATTTAAACATCCTGAAAAGAAGGGTTTAGTTACAGTTTCAGGAAAACCTTCAGATGATATTCAGAAAGGAACTCTGGGAAGTATTCTTAGACAGGCAAAACTAAAACAATAA